One region of Lampris incognitus isolate fLamInc1 chromosome 4, fLamInc1.hap2, whole genome shotgun sequence genomic DNA includes:
- the hp gene encoding haptoglobin codes for MWFSLSVILLTAWTCLADPADTMTHSMSAHRSASTRSRRMVGGTLAPHVPWQAMVYLGDSLLDGGFAGGALICDRWILTAGRNLFVNKSRQAIQGKAPTIPKVYLDISSKEQATAAKEHAVQKVVLHPHFQAQSDWDNDLALIQLKDPVVLSKTLIPIPLPCSSRSHLTEVGRSGAIAGWGLGALLTPASSIKHLVLPFANQSECKEEYEHQKHTPAVDDHMFCTGPTVYEENVCFGDAGGALAVRDPIDGDVYAVGILSYDKCCRTSKYAVYMKLTAYLPWIHHVIRGDTTESAKLRSTVMAEMYSRQPQTLPAV; via the exons CCCACAGATCAGCATCGACCCGTTCCAGGCGTATGGTTGGGGGGACCTTGGCACCTCATGTGCCCTGGCAGGCCATGGTCTATCTGGGGGACAGTTTGTTGGATGGTGGCTTTGCCGGAGGTGCCCTCATCTGTGACCGTTGGATTTTGACGGCCGGCAGGAACCTGTTTGTCAATAAGAGCCGTCAGGCCATTCAGGGAAAAGCTCCAACCATTCCCAAGGTGTACCTGGACATCTCAAGCAAGGAACAAGCAACTGCCGCCAAAGAGCACGCAGTACAGAAG GTGGTTCTGCACCCACATTTCCAGGCCCAGTCCGACTGGGACAACGACCTGGCTCTGATCCAGTTAAAAGATCCCGTGGTCCTAAGCAAGACATTGATTCCCATCCCCCTGCCATGCAGCAGCCGTTCCCATTTGACCGAGGTGGGAAGGTCAGGGGCCATCGCAGGCTGGGGCCTGGGGGCCTTGCTGACACCGGCATCGTCAATCAAACACCTCGTGCTTCCGTTTGCAAATCAGTCCGAATGCAAGGAGGAGTACGAGCATCAGAAGCACACTCCAGCGGTGGACGACCACATGTTCTGCACGGGGCCCACCGTCTACGAAGAGAACGTCTGCTTCGGCGATGCCGGGGGGGCTCTGGCCGTCAGAGACCCTATAGATGGCGACGTGTATGCTGTGGGGATCCTGTCTTACGACAAATGCTGCAGAACGTCGAAGTATGCAGTGTACATGAAGCTCACTGCTTACCTGCCGTGGATCCACCATGTCATCAGGGGGGACACAACGGAATCGGCTAAATTGCGTTCCACAGTGATGGCTGAGATGTACTCAAGGCAGCCTCAAACCCTCCCTGCCGTCTGA